A part of Deinococcus ruber genomic DNA contains:
- a CDS encoding carbohydrate ABC transporter permease produces MLKNLPGNSDPLSVSKELQGRRKLLTVVLLVAPFLIIYLLFLIYPTLRVIQLSFTNADLNGSGHFTGLTNYIKLLHEPTFWNALLNTLYFILLTVIPNTLVGLGLALLILRLRRLKNFVLAAFFLPYVLPVSVVTSVWNWVLDSNFGLFNFLTGSTVTWFQDPVWAMPAVAFVTIWWTVGFNILLFIAGLQSISPDIYEAAALDGASGARLFWSITWPNLWPVTSLILLLQLIAQFKIFDQIYLLTTGGPF; encoded by the coding sequence ATGCTGAAGAACCTTCCAGGCAACAGCGACCCGCTCAGTGTGTCCAAAGAGCTGCAGGGACGGCGGAAACTGCTGACCGTCGTCCTGCTCGTCGCGCCCTTTCTCATCATCTATCTGCTGTTTCTGATCTATCCCACGCTGCGCGTGATCCAGCTCAGCTTCACCAACGCCGATCTGAACGGAAGCGGTCATTTCACTGGGCTGACCAACTATATCAAGCTGCTGCATGAGCCGACCTTCTGGAATGCGCTGCTCAACACCCTGTACTTCATCCTGCTCACGGTCATTCCCAACACCCTGGTCGGACTGGGGCTGGCGCTGCTGATCCTGAGGCTCCGGCGTCTCAAGAACTTTGTTCTGGCAGCCTTCTTCCTGCCCTACGTCCTCCCGGTCAGCGTGGTCACGAGCGTCTGGAACTGGGTGCTGGACAGCAACTTCGGTCTGTTCAACTTTCTGACAGGCAGCACCGTCACATGGTTTCAGGACCCCGTATGGGCCATGCCCGCTGTGGCCTTCGTGACCATCTGGTGGACGGTGGGCTTCAATATTCTGCTGTTCATCGCCGGACTTCAGAGCATTTCGCCCGACATCTATGAGGCGGCGGCGCTCGACGGTGCCAGTGGGGCGCGGCTGTTCTGGTCGATCACCTGGCCCAACCTGTGGCCCGTCACCAGCCTGATTCTGCTGCTGCAACTGATCGCCCAGTTCAAAATCTTCGATCAGATCTATCTGCTGACCACGGGCGGGCCGTTC
- a CDS encoding extracellular solute-binding protein, which translates to MRRSRMLTLGLSLSAVLSTAASAQTTVTFWDFFGGGDGARMKTIVDTFNASQKDIVVNRTTQTWGNPFYTKVHTAVVAGQTPDLMTYHLSSIPSALTRGDLRPYSPADLALAGLKISDFQSNLVGTLASDAKNIGNTNIYAIPLDTHTFVVYYNKDLLKKAGLIGANGMMVPVKSIAEMTNALQTIKSKTGVVPISLSSNQDPASVWRLWYTLFLQEGGTMVKGGKLYLGDLDTKGKAALDVIADWYKQGLITKNVTYPAGVALFSAGRTAMMFNGNWEVPTMVDAKAKGSLKFDYGIMSFPALYGGNASTWADSHELAIPNNTKTPISPDKLKAVMTFVGYVEKQGGMTWAGGGHIPAYLPTQTSAAFKALQPNVEYSVQSGKDARIEPNVSPFGVGGPVYDAVGNYFSPVLLGQLTSEQGISKFKVAMTNFNK; encoded by the coding sequence ATGCGTAGATCTCGGATGCTCACCCTCGGCCTTTCGCTCTCAGCGGTCCTCTCGACCGCGGCTTCTGCCCAGACCACCGTCACGTTCTGGGACTTTTTCGGCGGCGGTGACGGCGCGCGGATGAAGACCATCGTCGATACCTTCAATGCCTCACAGAAAGACATCGTGGTGAACCGCACCACCCAGACCTGGGGCAATCCGTTTTACACCAAAGTGCATACCGCGGTCGTCGCGGGCCAGACCCCCGATCTGATGACCTACCACCTGTCGTCGATCCCCTCTGCCCTCACCAGAGGCGACCTGCGTCCCTACAGCCCAGCTGATCTGGCGCTGGCGGGCCTGAAGATCAGCGATTTCCAGAGTAATCTGGTCGGCACCCTCGCCAGCGATGCCAAGAACATCGGCAATACCAACATCTACGCCATCCCGCTGGACACCCACACCTTCGTGGTGTACTACAACAAGGACCTGCTGAAGAAAGCAGGGCTGATCGGTGCAAACGGCATGATGGTCCCGGTCAAGAGCATCGCGGAGATGACCAACGCGCTGCAGACCATCAAGAGCAAAACGGGCGTGGTCCCGATTTCTCTCAGCAGCAACCAAGATCCCGCCTCGGTGTGGAGACTGTGGTACACACTGTTCCTCCAGGAAGGCGGCACGATGGTGAAGGGCGGCAAGCTGTACCTGGGCGACCTGGATACCAAGGGCAAGGCCGCGCTGGACGTGATCGCCGACTGGTACAAGCAGGGCCTGATCACCAAAAATGTGACGTACCCAGCTGGCGTGGCGCTGTTCAGTGCCGGACGCACCGCCATGATGTTCAACGGCAACTGGGAAGTGCCCACCATGGTCGACGCCAAAGCCAAAGGCAGCCTGAAGTTCGACTACGGCATCATGAGTTTCCCTGCGCTGTACGGGGGGAATGCCAGCACCTGGGCTGACTCGCATGAGCTGGCGATTCCCAACAATACCAAGACGCCCATCAGCCCTGACAAGCTCAAGGCGGTCATGACCTTCGTCGGCTACGTCGAGAAGCAGGGCGGCATGACCTGGGCGGGCGGCGGTCACATTCCGGCGTATCTGCCGACCCAGACCAGCGCGGCCTTCAAAGCGCTGCAGCCCAATGTCGAGTACAGCGTTCAGTCAGGGAAGGATGCACGCATCGAACCCAACGTGTCGCCCTTCGGGGTGGGCGGGCCGGTGTACGACGCAGTTGGTAACTACTTCTCGCCGGTGCTGCTGGGACAGCTCACCAGTGAGCAGGGTATCAGTAAGTTCAAGGTGGCCATGACCAACTTCAACAAGTAG
- a CDS encoding glycoside hydrolase family 2 protein, with translation MPTHPRPQLTRPDWLSLDGEWDFTAGQAAAAHDHVQFDQKIQVPYPPESRASGLSRHDPQTTVWYQRDLSVVDLAPWERVILHFGAVDYHATVWVNDQRCAEHRGGHTPFSFDITAALHSGQGRLVVRADDDALAFDQPRGKQEWRDESHAIWYPRTTGIWQTVWLERVPATRIIHVECTPRLVEWAFDIELKTIGPLAPGSCVRVQFSAEGHTLCDDTFALLGSRSLKRRVYLNDPGIVDERMELLWSPEHPQLIDVQVQLLNGTTVTDDVRSYTAMRDVRTLRGEFMLNGAGYVPRLVLDQGYWPDTLMTATDEQFRRDIELTKQLGFNGARKHQKIESPRYLYWCDVLGLLVWEEMPSAYSLSDDSVRDLSREWLEAVQRDRGHPCIVTWVPLNESWGVPDLPHNPAAQHLLRALYHLTRAADPSRPVISNDGWEHGTSDILGVHDYTSDPQALLKRFGTSQATEDTLRHFKARPYSRVLLLDPDMPIDAPVMLTEFGGTTYSDGLGAGWGYAHFTSSEAFLTHYEALLAAVHACRGLQGFCYTQLADTFQERNGLLTDARRFKADPTRLAAATRGAHSSVLYVQEGQVVDNPLGYDVLWLQRLARRTDSRRTPDGSPVLSSP, from the coding sequence ATGCCAACCCATCCCCGTCCCCAACTGACTCGGCCTGACTGGCTGTCCCTCGATGGCGAGTGGGACTTTACCGCTGGACAGGCAGCTGCTGCTCACGACCATGTACAGTTCGATCAGAAGATTCAGGTGCCGTACCCACCTGAAAGTCGTGCCAGCGGCTTGAGCCGTCACGACCCCCAGACGACGGTGTGGTACCAGCGCGACCTCTCTGTGGTTGATCTGGCCCCTTGGGAGCGGGTGATTCTGCACTTTGGTGCGGTGGATTACCACGCCACCGTGTGGGTGAACGATCAGCGCTGTGCCGAGCATCGCGGTGGACACACCCCCTTCTCGTTCGACATCACGGCGGCCCTTCACAGTGGGCAGGGGCGTCTGGTGGTGCGCGCCGATGACGATGCGCTCGCCTTCGATCAGCCGCGGGGCAAGCAGGAATGGCGGGATGAATCGCACGCCATCTGGTATCCACGCACGACCGGCATCTGGCAGACCGTCTGGCTGGAGCGCGTCCCGGCCACACGGATCATTCATGTCGAATGCACCCCCAGACTGGTTGAATGGGCCTTTGACATCGAACTCAAAACCATCGGCCCCCTCGCGCCGGGCAGCTGCGTGCGCGTGCAGTTCAGCGCCGAGGGGCACACGCTGTGCGACGACACGTTCGCCCTGTTAGGGAGCCGCTCGTTGAAACGCCGCGTCTATCTGAACGATCCCGGCATTGTGGACGAACGCATGGAACTGCTGTGGTCGCCCGAGCACCCCCAGCTCATCGACGTGCAGGTGCAGCTGCTGAATGGCACGACCGTCACCGACGACGTGCGCAGCTATACCGCCATGCGCGACGTACGGACGCTGCGCGGCGAATTCATGCTCAACGGTGCGGGCTATGTACCGCGTCTGGTGCTGGATCAAGGTTACTGGCCCGACACGCTGATGACGGCCACCGATGAGCAGTTCCGCCGCGATATCGAACTGACCAAACAACTGGGTTTTAACGGTGCGCGGAAGCATCAGAAGATCGAGAGTCCCCGCTACCTGTACTGGTGCGACGTGCTGGGCCTGCTGGTCTGGGAGGAGATGCCCAGTGCGTACAGTCTCAGTGACGACAGCGTGCGCGACCTGAGCCGCGAGTGGCTGGAAGCCGTCCAGCGAGACCGGGGTCACCCGTGCATCGTGACCTGGGTGCCGCTCAACGAGTCATGGGGCGTGCCCGACCTGCCGCACAACCCGGCCGCGCAACACCTGTTGCGGGCGCTCTACCACCTCACCCGAGCTGCCGATCCGAGCCGTCCGGTCATCAGCAACGACGGCTGGGAGCACGGGACCTCCGATATCTTAGGTGTCCACGACTACACCAGTGATCCTCAAGCCCTCCTCAAACGCTTCGGCACGTCCCAGGCGACGGAAGACACCCTGCGTCACTTCAAGGCGAGACCCTACAGCCGCGTGCTGCTCCTTGACCCCGACATGCCCATCGACGCGCCCGTGATGCTGACGGAATTTGGCGGTACGACCTACAGCGACGGGTTGGGTGCAGGATGGGGCTACGCGCACTTCACGTCCAGCGAAGCCTTCCTCACACACTACGAGGCGCTGCTGGCGGCCGTTCACGCCTGTCGCGGACTCCAAGGCTTCTGCTATACCCAACTCGCCGATACCTTTCAGGAACGAAACGGTTTGCTGACCGACGCGCGCCGCTTCAAGGCCGACCCCACGCGGCTCGCCGCCGCAACCCGGGGCGCACATAGCAGCGTGTTGTATGTACAGGAAGGCCAGGTGGTCGACAACCCGCTCGGCTATGACGTGCTGTGGCTCCAACGCCTCGCGCGGCGCACAGACAGCCGCCGAACGCCTGATGGTTCACCTGTCCTGTCTTCACCGTAA